The DNA region TCTTATAGCTGAAAGTAAGAATGAGTTCCTGAGTCTCAAAGtcctacacgtcagacttctgTCTCTCTGACTTAAGAGAAGGAGTGTAAACCATACATATTGAGGGTGGGTGGGGTCCACCCGGTTGGAAGCAGACCCTGTGGACCCTATTATGATAGACAgccttaaaaaaacaatagatttgTTTGACCATTTTTTCCCCAATGGCACCAACACAGAGAAGtcctggggcctcatgtacaaagacttgcgtaGGTTTCCTATTAAATTAGGCGTATGTTCAAATTCATAAAACTGCGTAAGTACAGATGTATCGATCGTTACTAAGTAGGAATCTACGCATGTTTCCTTCTTACTCACCAACAACATAGAATTGAGCGCAGGTTAATAAGCAGCAGACTCCTTCCGTGACACGCCTTCATATgaatatgttaattcatttaaatatggtctgcgtctgcgcagtaGCCGAGCGGGAccgtgtgcaggtgttaatgctgcaggttctgcacaggagcagaaataaaaaaataagtggTCCGACACAAAAGTGGACGTGAAGCGAATTTTACCACCAAAGCGTCACTAAAACCGACAGAAGTGAAGGAGatacaatgaatggatcatggttaaaccaggcacctcgctacaatgttgctgactgtagctgcatttgtgagtcacttattatttgtacgttgatgaaatgaaaatgtttcccgttgactcatgtttcatcctgtgacagTGCTTTTATAGCGAGGTGTCCAGTCGATGAGTCTGATCAAATCAAGTAAACCTGCTCTCGATGcaaactgcgctttaatgttgccctgatcaactGTTGTATGGAAACTGGATGCTTTGCTGACATACGAATGGCTGCGTTGTGATCCATGACGGGCACCTGGACCAGATTCTAACagatcctctaacagatcatctaacagagctgtagaatGTGTTTGCACCATTTTGCCCATAGTTTTTAAATCATCACCATTGTCTAAGAAAAATTAAATCTCACCTTGACTCTATGGAGACTAGTTCCCAGTCTGCCCATTTTTTCGTCTGCAGGTATGTGAAGGAAGGGGACAAAGTTTCTCAGTTTGACAGCATCTGTGAGGTTCAGAGCGACAAGGCATCCGTCACCATCACCAGCCGTTACGATGGCATCATCAAAAAACTGTACTATGATGTGGATACCACCGCTTTAGTTGGAAAGCCACTGGTCGACATTGAGACTGAGTCCAGTTCAGGTTAGACATGGCATGTAACCTTGATTTCACACTGAAACCACATTTCGCTTGTGTCACATGGTCCTggtttaagaataagaatgcttttattagtcccacagcagggaaattgCTCCTCACAAcaggacagaaagcagagaaaccatacaaacacacatccgtAAACAGAGCACACATCCATTAACAGAGCTGGTTTGATCCAGACTAAAACCTGACTGTTGATCAGAGGTGATCCAGGAGGAGGATGTGGTGGAGACGCCTGCCATGGCTAGAGAAGAACACACCCACCAAGAGATTAAAGGTCACAAGACCCAGGCTACACCTGCTGTCAGGCGCCTCGCCATGGAGAACAACGTAAGTCTATGCTCAGACCTCCCAGTCAGTTAATTTTATTCTTAGCTGCGCATCCCTAAGGTTTGTTTAAATTGATTGATTCTAATATAACGTCTCACTGGCTTGCCCTCTCAGATTAAGCTCAGTGAGGTGGTGGGAACAGGTAAAGATGGCCGGATCCTGAAAGAGGACATTCTGAACTTCCTGGCAAAACAGACTGGGGCTATTTTACCTCCAGCTCCATTCCAGGAGATCCAGACTCCAGTTCCTGCCCCCAGTCTTTTTGCCGCCGAACCTGTGAGcactccagcagccacacaaccTTCTCCTGCTACCCCTAAGTGGCCTGTCTTTACAGGCAAGGACGTCACAGCGCCCCTTAAAGGTCAGAGGCCAGAAGAGTAAATCTGCTGCCTACATTCAAACCTTGTGTCTCTGACTGGATTTTGTGTTGGTGTATACAGGTTTTAGTAAAGCTATGGTGAGGACAATGACAGCTGCTCTAAAGATTCCTCACTTTGGGTACTGTGATGATGTTGACCTCAGCCAGCTGGTGGCTCTAAGAGCAGAACTCAGATCTGTTGCTGAAAGTCGAGGCATCAAACTGAGCTTCATGCCTTTTTTCATCAAGGTGGGACTTGAAAAGAGACTGGAGAGAAGGTAACCAGAAACTGATGTTTGTTGGTATGTTGGAGTTAATGCTGTGCTGTTGTTGGCTCAGGCTGCCTCCCTTGGACTGCTCCAATTTCCAGTCCTTAATGCATCAGTGGATGAAGCCTGCCAGAACATCACGTACAAGGTCTGGTACTACATTATTGTTGTCCACAACCAGGTGTGAGGGACAACTTTAGATTATGTACAGAGAAAATACAATTCTCTAAGCAAAACCACAACACACGAGGAAGCTTGGGATAAAGGTCCTACGCCAAGTGGGCTAAAGCAGTGATTGGTAGGGTGAGGAGATGGGCCAGTACAGAGAACCTGAGTAAAGATTGGACAGGAACAGACCATGGACCCACGGTACTTGAGAGACAAAGCAGAGGGATAGAAAGATACAGTGATTGTCAGGAGAGAAGAACTAATGTGCAGCAATATCGAGTGATGTGTTGCATCCCCAGGTGTCTCACAACATTGGTCTGGCCATGGACACCAGTCAGGGTCTGCTGGTTCCAAATGTCAAGAATGTTCAGCTGCTTAGCGTGTTTGAAATCGCACAAGAGTTAAACCGTCTCCAGATGCTGGGAGTCTCGGGTCAGCTGGGAACGGCCGAGCTGAGCGGGGGAACCTTTACCCTGTCCAACATTGGATCTGTAAGTCCAGCTTCACAAAATCTACATCTGACCCTGGTACTGGACTAATAGGAGCCTGTTTCGTGATTCATCCAGATTGGAGGGACGTATGCCAAACCGGTTATTCTTCCTCCTGAAGTTGCCATTGGAGCACTGGGGAAAATTCAGGTAGGTTCCAAACCCTCCCAGGAACCCAGAACATCATGATGAATCATCTCTGAATTATCGGCAGCCATGAACCTTCTAGAAAATCTTTTGGAAAGATGAGTGATGGTGTGACTGCTTGTGTTCATAAGGTTCTTCCTCGGTTTAATGACGGCGGACAGGTGATTCGAGCTCACATCATGAACGTGAGCTGGTCAGCGGATCACCGCATCATTGACGGTGCAACCATGTGTCGCTTCTCCAATCTGTGGCGGGAGTACCTTGAGAACCCGGCCAAGATGGTGCTGGACCTAAAATAATGTTGAGACGTGGCCCAACAGGTTACCAACCCTCTCGCCACAATTGCTCCATCTCTCTTAAGGCCTTTTAGTTTCCTCACTCTTGTATCCAAGGCATTGATGGTGGAGGGGGGACTTCTACCTGTGTTGTTTCCATGATGACTGGGCGGGTAGTTtgttaatgtgatcatttggCTTTTAATAGATTCCATTGGGTCTTTCACATTGGCTGAGACCGAACTGAAGCAAATCTGACCAAAACCAGCAGCTAACTGAAAAATCAAGTACTGTTCAGAGCGTCACTTAACACGGATGAGTTAATGTGGTTGTGAAGCAACAGCACGTGGTCCGGCAGAGTCTGTTTGGATGTTGGTCAAATGAACAAAATAGTCTTGAACTTTGTCATTTTCAGGTGAGACATAAAGTGTCAGAAATCATATACGTTCAGTGTCACCGCTCGCATGATTAACCACAGCATCAGCGTGAGATTGTCTATTTCTGTCATGTTACACGTTAAACCTTTGAAACTGTCCTGACACCAAAAGAGCAGCAACTCGGTTCATCAAACATCAGAGTCATTGAATGAACAGGGATAGAAAGGTTTAATTCTTACCTGCCATTTAACACAGAACTCATCCAGGTTTTTGGATAGGACTGTGCACAATGCTTGGGTTCTGGCTGAGTGGAGGAGTTTATGTTTCAGACTGTAAAATGTCCCACTGACACtaaacatgtttaatgtttgGACCTTGTTCTCCCCCTTCAGGTTGAATTTCCCTCAATCCTCCAGCTGAGATATTTGATAAAAGTAAGACGTGTTTCTGCCCGGATCAGAACCTCAGCTTGTAACCAGTACCACCACCTCAGTCCATGTGGAGCTAAGCGAATGTGCTGCTGACCCCCTGGACACTGTATCACACACTGTTGTCCTGTAGGATCCGGCAGACTACACTCAATGTGTTGTTATATTTATTACGCAATGTTTATCTttataagaaataaaaatacaggGTCAGGCCTAAACCATCTCAACATGTGACCAGCTTTCTGTTAAAACCTAGATCTTCTGAGTTTAGTGCAAACCCTAAAAGAGGTTCATGCCAGGGTCCATGTAGCAGAGAGTCCGGTTCTCAGATCTACCTGGACTGCCTCTGCTTCAGCTGAGACCACACAGCTATTTCTGATACAAGATTTTAGCAGCTGCTAACTAAGAAACACGGGATCAGAATGATATTACACtctcagctccatcagctgttGTGGAGGAATGTGTCTGGTGCCTGTTTTTAATCTCCACATGTTGCAATGATTCGGTCCTGAggtaaagatgatgatgatgatgatgatgattaagcTCTTCTTCCTTGAAGGAATCTTTTATGCTGGGATGATGGTTCTGGTTGTAAAGGAGAGACTgttagttttgtatttttactttaaacGTTTGAACTTAATAAATAAAGCCGAAGTGCACAATCTAATGAGTGATCAGCAATGACTCCACCTTTTAAATAATGCAGAACAGTGACACTAAAAAGGGATttgaataaaatacaaactgtttttaatgttttaaaaaggcAATAAATGAACTGTATTCAAATCAACAAGTTCACTATTGTTTAAAACACTTCAACTCTGGAATCACTGTCAGGAGTGTCCAGCTGTATGTGGAGCACCAGCTGTATACTGTCAGCGCTGGTGTCACGTGACTGTCAGTGGGCCTGACCTGCTGACTAAAATTAACCAGCAGCTGATCTGAGATTTCAGCTGGAGAGGAACGGCATTAAGGACAGAGGAGCCACAAGGTGACGACAATACTGCAACTCGAAACGGCCATGAACTACAGGGACAcggtactactactactactactagtactagCCCTGTGGCTGAATCGGTAAGAGCGCTCCCCAAGTGCCGTATGTGTGGCTGCTCCCTGCTACCATTAATGAGGGTATGGGTCAATTGCAGAGAAACGGTTTCCCCagagggatcaataaagtatgtatCTTATCGCTTAacttactactactattactgtCCCTACTAATTCCACATTTGGGAAATGaatctctgcatttttacccatcccctggggTGAGCAGTGGGCAGTGTGGGGCCTGGGGAGCTAGTCTAAAGTGTCTTGTTTAGGgcacacacctggtgccagaaacGGCgcttgaaccagggaccttctACCTCCCAttgctctacctactgagctaccaggtaCTACCAAGTACAGAAGTAGTTGTGGACAGCCACTACAGCTTAGCCTGTGGGATGTTCCTGTTTCAACAGGAAGTAGTGATGACGGTGGCTGCGTGCGGCTCAGTCCGCTCCATTAAAGCTCTGTGGGAGACGAGGATcaagaggagggaagaggaacagagcaggaggagcctcAGGGGCGGGGCGATGGTCAGGTACTGTGGGTGTTGGCCTCTCCTGCAGCTCTAAGCTATTTCCAAGGGATGAGGTCTGTTGATGTTTGTGGTTCAGGCTGAGTCTCGGGGTCTGGgaggacagagctgctctggCTCGACTTAAAGACAAGCTACAGATGGAGGACGGATGCCTGATCCTTCGAATTGAACATGAGGAGTGGAAGGTAATGTCAGGTGGATGCACCTGGTCTGACTCCTGTTCTTGATAAAcagtaatacatttttttattttccagtcTTTACCAAGTTGTCTGATCCAGCTGAGAGAGGTTCAGGAGTGGCAGATCCACCGAGCTGGACTGCAGAAAATCCCTCCGTTCATTTCCAGTTTCCAAAGTCTTCTGGTTCTAGATTTGTCTCGCAATGGGATCAGTGAGATCCCCAAACAGATTGGTCAGTGCCCTCCCCCCAATCccagtaaaaaagaaaatacatttcCAGATTTTTGTAATTGCTTCCGTAAGTATTCTGGTGCTAGTTCTGTTCTCAGGGAAGCTGACCCGGCTCAGAGAGCTAATGCTGAACTACAACAGAATCCAGTTTGTGCCTGTGGAGCTTAGTTATTGTGAAAGTCTGGAAAAACTGGAGCTGGCCATGAACCGGGTCCTGAGCTGCCTTCCAGACCAGGTGGGATAACTCTCCATCCACCACTTCATGGTTTGAATCAATACACCACAAGAAACTAAACCCAGGACAAACTGAGCCAGCAGGCCAGATCGGGCTTCAACATCTTTAAGCCAAAACATAAACGTAGGCCAGCTTCATGTTTGAGTCTATGCAGGGAGAAGTGACAGCTCAAAAGTTCCTGCAGTAAAAAGCACCAACACATTTCTCTGCACAGCTTTAGAGCCGCTTTACACCCACAGGCCCTATTTTACAAACTACTTTACTGGACTTTCTCCATATGACTAATTGATCATAAACAACTTGATCCTCTGTACCATAGTTCAGGAACCTGAACAGGCTCCAGCACTTGGATCTGTCCATGAACGACTTCACCTGCCTGCCGGACTCCGTGGTCGGACTCCCAGCACTCGAGTGGCTCGATATGGGAGGAAACCGACTGCAGCACTTACCTGAAGACATACACAGGTTGGTATTATTGAGTGAGCCCTGCACTCATCCCCAATTAGCCAGCCAACAGCACCGATGTGTCCTCAGAATGGGGAAGCTGCATACATTCTGGCTGCAGAGGAACGAGCTCCAGAAGCTGCCAGAGAACATCAGCAGGATGTCTGGTCTGGACACTCTGGTCCTCAGCAGCAACAGATTGAAAGACATCCCCCCTCTGATGGAGGACATGTCCCAGCTCAGGTCATTGTCATATACATTAATCCAGTGTAGCTCTTCCACCTCTGCTGAACCAGAAGCAATGTGTTCTTTTCTCTGAGCAGATTTGTGAATTTTCGGGACAACCCTCTGACTCTGGACGTGACGCTGCCGTCCAGGAAGATGGAGGCTAACATGGACGAAGAAGATCAGGAAGACGACAGAGAGATGTACGGCAGAGAGTTCATGAAATTGTACATCCGCGAAGCCAGGACGAGAGCATACACTGTGCTCGACATGCACCGCACCAGCCGTTAGTAGCAGCCAAGCCCATTACGCCTTCCCCAGATTGACCAATTCTACATTAACACTTTAATCCCGATgacttttaaaatgattttttaacACAGTTTGGACCTGGGCATGAAATGCTTTTGCAAAGTCAGTGATGACCACTGAGCAAGTTCAGTTGGGTGTAGTAGTGATGGAAAGTTCAGCTCTTTTCACAGATTAGCCGCTTTTGGCTTGGCTGTCTTGAAAGAACCGGCCCTTGTGGTTCCCAAGCGGCTCTCCTCGGCGGGAGACGGCTCTTCTCTTTCGCAACAAAGCATTGGCTCTTAGAGCCAGCTGATTTTTGAACAACACATCAGATAAATCTAGACAGTCACTCCCtaactgtgtgactgtgtgaaatCATTCATTCACACATGCAGAAAATAATCCATTAGATTCAGTCCAAAGGCAAAACTGGGCTCTTCTGTGCTGCCACTCGTTCCTGCAGCAtgatgactcacacacagaccaggGAGCAGGGAGCAAGTTGGTGTAACGTGTAGGACAATTTGAACGCAGCTGACAGGagcttatttgtttgtgtaactcGCTGATCATGCTTCCCTTTGAAGGCTTTGACGGTTTCCTGTCCAGGTCAAAGAGAACAGGAAGCAACATTAACCACAGCACCAAtaacaacagcaataaaaattatcatcattatcatcaccaccaccacaataataataataataataataagaagaagaagaatccaTTTCTCTGCAATGTGTTCTGCTGGTCATGGTGTGCTGCTTTGTTGTTCTCTGTTGAAAGCATGTTTCTGGATGTTTCAGAACCAAACGAAGAATCTTCAGACTGAAACAGACAATTCGTCATCGTTAGCTACTCTTCTATGGTGCTCAAAAGTCAAAAGCTCCAAAACTCATCACTGCTTCATACTGAAATAAATCCAGTACCGAGACCTCAGTGAAAGTGGAATCACCACCTTTGATTATGATTCTCCTGTTCCCAGATTCTAACGTGTGAAGCTGTTAGAGAAGCTGTACTGTGCTGAAATAcactgttcctaataaagtggtcatAGTGTAAGCACCAAAGTAAACACAAAGCGGCTCATTCAGTTCGTATTGTAATAACACAAACTAATAAAATGCTTACTGTTTAAAGAAAGTTatctcaatggcaagaacaaatcccgggcaataaacagctacgccctgccagtgatcagataccctgcgggaataataaggtggccaaaggaagagatacagaccacagatgttaagacacgaaagctcctcaccatgcatggagggttccaccccaaatccagcaccctgagactgtacgctagccgcaaggaaggaggccgaggactagtgagtttctcatgttcctttttcctgatgttgccatcgcttggtattgccacatccaccactacggctttcctctgctctttgtccaccaccacaatgtctggttggttcgccattaccattctgtcagtctgtatctggaagtcccacaggatcttggctcgctcgttctctaccaccttgggaggtgtttcccactttgaccttggggtttccagtccatactctgcgcagatgttcctgtatactatgccagccacttggttgtggcgttccatgtatgctttgcctgccagcatcttacaccctgcagttatgtgctggatcgtctcaggggcctctttgcacagtctacaccttgggtcttgtctggtgtggtagatctgggcctctatggctct from Betta splendens chromosome 4, fBetSpl5.4, whole genome shotgun sequence includes:
- the lrrc39 gene encoding leucine-rich repeat-containing protein 39 isoform X6, translated to MFLFQQEVVMTVAACGSVRSIKALWETRIKRREEEQSRRSLRGGAMVRLSLGVWEDRAALARLKDKLQMEDGCLILRIEHEEWKSLPSCLIQLREVQEWQIHRAGLQKIPPFISSFQSLLVLDLSRNGISEIPKQIGKLTRLRELMLNYNRIQFVPVELSYCESLEKLELAMNRVLSCLPDQFRNLNRLQHLDLSMNDFTCLPDSVVGLPALEWLDMGGNRLQHLPEDIHRMGKLHTFWLQRNELQKLPENISRMSGLDTLVLSSNRLKDIPPLMEDMSQLRFVNFRDNPLTLDVTLPSRKMEANMDEEDQEDDREMYGREFMKLYIREARTRAYTVLDMHRTSR
- the lrrc39 gene encoding leucine-rich repeat-containing protein 39 isoform X2, which produces MFLFQQEVVMTVAACGSVRSIKALWETRIKRREEEQSRRSLRGGAMVRLSLGVWEDRAALARLKDKLQMEDGCLILRIEHEEWKSLPSCLIQLREVQEWQIHRAGLQKIPPFISSFQSLLVLDLSRNGISEIPKQIGKLTRLRELMLNYNRIQFVPVELSYCESLEKLELAMNRVLSCLPDQFRNLNRLQHLDLSMNDFTCLPDSVVGLPALEWLDMGGNRLQHLPEDIHRLVLLSEPCTHPQLASQQHRCVLRMGKLHTFWLQRNELQKLPENISRMSGLDTLVLSSNRLKDIPPLMEDMSQLRFVNFRDNPLTLDVTLPSRKMEANMDEEDQEDDREMYGREFMKLYIREARTRAYTVLDMHRTSR
- the lrrc39 gene encoding leucine-rich repeat-containing protein 39 isoform X4; the protein is MFLFQQEVVMTVAACGSVRSIKALWETRIKRREEEQSRRSLRGGAMVRLSLGVWEDRAALARLKDKLQMEDGCLILRIEHEEWKSLPSCLIQLREVQEWQIHRAGLQKIPPFISSFQSLLVLDLSRNGISEIPKQIVLFSGKLTRLRELMLNYNRIQFVPVELSYCESLEKLELAMNRVLSCLPDQFRNLNRLQHLDLSMNDFTCLPDSVVGLPALEWLDMGGNRLQHLPEDIHRLVLLSEPCTHPQLASQQHRCVLRMGKLHTFWLQRNELQKLPENISRMSGLDTLVLSSNRLKDIPPLMEDMSQLRFVNFRDNPLTLDVTLPSRKMEANMDEEDQEDDREITKRRIFRLKQTIRHR
- the lrrc39 gene encoding leucine-rich repeat-containing protein 39 isoform X5, which translates into the protein MFLFQQEVVMTVAACGSVRSIKALWETRIKRREEEQSRRSLRGGAMVRLSLGVWEDRAALARLKDKLQMEDGCLILRIEHEEWKSLPSCLIQLREVQEWQIHRAGLQKIPPFISSFQSLLVLDLSRNGISEIPKQIVLFSGKLTRLRELMLNYNRIQFVPVELSYCESLEKLELAMNRVLSCLPDQFRNLNRLQHLDLSMNDFTCLPDSVVGLPALEWLDMGGNRLQHLPEDIHRMGKLHTFWLQRNELQKLPENISRMSGLDTLVLSSNRLKDIPPLMEDMSQLRFVNFRDNPLTLDVTLPSRKMEANMDEEDQEDDREMYGREFMKLYIREARTRAYTVLDMHRTSR
- the lrrc39 gene encoding leucine-rich repeat-containing protein 39 isoform X1; translation: MNYRDTEVVMTVAACGSVRSIKALWETRIKRREEEQSRRSLRGGAMVRLSLGVWEDRAALARLKDKLQMEDGCLILRIEHEEWKSLPSCLIQLREVQEWQIHRAGLQKIPPFISSFQSLLVLDLSRNGISEIPKQIVLFSGKLTRLRELMLNYNRIQFVPVELSYCESLEKLELAMNRVLSCLPDQFRNLNRLQHLDLSMNDFTCLPDSVVGLPALEWLDMGGNRLQHLPEDIHRLVLLSEPCTHPQLASQQHRCVLRMGKLHTFWLQRNELQKLPENISRMSGLDTLVLSSNRLKDIPPLMEDMSQLRFVNFRDNPLTLDVTLPSRKMEANMDEEDQEDDREMYGREFMKLYIREARTRAYTVLDMHRTSR
- the lrrc39 gene encoding leucine-rich repeat-containing protein 39 isoform X3, yielding MTVAACGSVRSIKALWETRIKRREEEQSRRSLRGGAMVRLSLGVWEDRAALARLKDKLQMEDGCLILRIEHEEWKSLPSCLIQLREVQEWQIHRAGLQKIPPFISSFQSLLVLDLSRNGISEIPKQIVLFSGKLTRLRELMLNYNRIQFVPVELSYCESLEKLELAMNRVLSCLPDQFRNLNRLQHLDLSMNDFTCLPDSVVGLPALEWLDMGGNRLQHLPEDIHRLVLLSEPCTHPQLASQQHRCVLRMGKLHTFWLQRNELQKLPENISRMSGLDTLVLSSNRLKDIPPLMEDMSQLRFVNFRDNPLTLDVTLPSRKMEANMDEEDQEDDREMYGREFMKLYIREARTRAYTVLDMHRTSR
- the dbt gene encoding lipoamide acyltransferase component of branched-chain alpha-keto acid dehydrogenase complex, mitochondrial isoform X2, with protein sequence MEVTVKEWYVKEGDKVSQFDSICEVQSDKASVTITSRYDGIIKKLYYDVDTTALVGKPLVDIETESSSEVIQEEDVVETPAMAREEHTHQEIKGHKTQATPAVRRLAMENNIKLSEVVGTGKDGRILKEDILNFLAKQTGAILPPAPFQEIQTPVPAPSLFAAEPVSTPAATQPSPATPKWPVFTGKDVTAPLKGFSKAMVRTMTAALKIPHFGYCDDVDLSQLVALRAELRSVAESRGIKLSFMPFFIKAASLGLLQFPVLNASVDEACQNITYKVSHNIGLAMDTSQGLLVPNVKNVQLLSVFEIAQELNRLQMLGVSGQLGTAELSGGTFTLSNIGSIGGTYAKPVILPPEVAIGALGKIQVLPRFNDGGQVIRAHIMNVSWSADHRIIDGATMCRFSNLWREYLENPAKMVLDLK
- the dbt gene encoding lipoamide acyltransferase component of branched-chain alpha-keto acid dehydrogenase complex, mitochondrial isoform X1 — encoded protein: MAAVTRGSFSLLRRMLSHQYHHRGFRSDWTLKPHVFRCDTKLQLLSSRLLHTAMMFRGPIVQFKLSDIGEGIMEVTVKEWYVKEGDKVSQFDSICEVQSDKASVTITSRYDGIIKKLYYDVDTTALVGKPLVDIETESSSEVIQEEDVVETPAMAREEHTHQEIKGHKTQATPAVRRLAMENNIKLSEVVGTGKDGRILKEDILNFLAKQTGAILPPAPFQEIQTPVPAPSLFAAEPVSTPAATQPSPATPKWPVFTGKDVTAPLKGFSKAMVRTMTAALKIPHFGYCDDVDLSQLVALRAELRSVAESRGIKLSFMPFFIKAASLGLLQFPVLNASVDEACQNITYKVSHNIGLAMDTSQGLLVPNVKNVQLLSVFEIAQELNRLQMLGVSGQLGTAELSGGTFTLSNIGSIGGTYAKPVILPPEVAIGALGKIQVLPRFNDGGQVIRAHIMNVSWSADHRIIDGATMCRFSNLWREYLENPAKMVLDLK